The following proteins are co-located in the Gloeocapsa sp. PCC 7428 genome:
- a CDS encoding PAS domain S-box protein, which translates to MKAPLPSNEEARLKALYEYKILDTDPEQAFDDLTRLASQICETPIAVVSLVDSDRQWFKSKVGLDASETSREVAFCAHTILQSDLFVVSDAHEDMRFSNNPLVTSGPQIRFYAGAPLMTSEDVAVGSLCAIDYKPRNLTPEQQEALEILGRQVVTQLNLRRNVAMLEEALRQREETEKALRASEEQYRSLLDLSSETIAVHIEGKLEYINAAGARLLGAVTPEKLIGKRFLDFVHPDSTASVEARQNQVQENQAVVINQEKLIRLDGQVVDVEMTEVPIIHLGKPATQVMIRDITVLKQMKDAMLRATVAELVKQELEKEITERRQLEESLKE; encoded by the coding sequence ATGAAAGCTCCACTACCTAGTAACGAAGAAGCTAGGCTGAAAGCCTTATACGAGTATAAAATTCTTGATACCGATCCCGAACAAGCATTTGATGACTTGACTCGCTTAGCTTCGCAAATTTGTGAAACTCCGATTGCCGTAGTCAGTCTCGTCGATTCTGACCGACAATGGTTCAAATCAAAAGTAGGTTTAGATGCCTCAGAAACCTCTCGTGAGGTTGCATTTTGCGCACATACAATCCTCCAATCTGACTTGTTTGTTGTTTCAGATGCTCATGAAGATATGCGCTTCTCGAATAATCCTTTGGTAACATCAGGTCCCCAGATTCGATTTTACGCTGGCGCACCGCTCATGACTTCAGAAGACGTTGCGGTTGGTAGTTTGTGTGCGATCGACTATAAACCTCGCAATTTAACACCAGAACAACAAGAAGCGCTCGAAATTTTAGGTCGCCAGGTAGTGACACAACTAAATCTACGCCGCAACGTAGCCATGTTAGAAGAAGCGCTGCGCCAGCGCGAAGAAACGGAAAAAGCCCTAAGAGCGAGTGAAGAACAATATCGTAGTTTGCTGGATCTTTCTTCGGAAACGATCGCTGTTCACATTGAGGGAAAACTTGAATATATTAATGCTGCGGGAGCTAGATTACTCGGTGCAGTTACTCCCGAAAAACTGATTGGCAAACGGTTTTTAGATTTTGTTCACCCTGATTCGACAGCTTCTGTCGAAGCGCGACAAAATCAAGTGCAAGAAAACCAAGCAGTCGTTATTAACCAAGAAAAATTAATTCGGCTTGATGGTCAAGTTGTTGATGTGGAAATGACAGAAGTACCGATTATTCATTTAGGCAAACCCGCAACGCAGGTAATGATTAGAGATATTACTGTACTCAAGCAGATGAAAGATGCAATGTTGCGTGCGACAGTGGCTGAACTTGTCAAACAAGAACTGGAAAAAGAAATTACTGAGCGCAGACAGCTAGAAGAAAGCTTGAAAGAGTAA
- a CDS encoding DUF1824 family protein — MSNPQQQSDLTVEAAQALLKDFNCIAGKSVTSEVEKVLIRQAVLVVSRFSDYQILGICADTATQGIAALANYAKALGYQPNLNLTSVDGAVYIKFNPVTSLCYLNPYSGEHRGVLVSCHSPESGIINEMYGHLPLDLFD; from the coding sequence ATGTCTAACCCGCAGCAGCAATCTGATCTTACTGTCGAAGCAGCGCAGGCACTTTTGAAAGACTTTAACTGTATTGCTGGTAAGTCGGTCACTTCTGAAGTCGAAAAAGTGCTGATTCGTCAGGCTGTATTGGTTGTCAGTCGTTTTTCTGATTACCAAATTTTGGGAATTTGTGCTGATACAGCAACCCAAGGTATTGCAGCCTTGGCAAATTACGCAAAAGCCTTGGGTTATCAGCCTAATCTTAATTTAACTTCGGTTGATGGCGCTGTTTACATTAAATTTAATCCAGTTACCAGTTTGTGTTATCTTAATCCTTATTCTGGAGAGCATCGAGGTGTTCTTGTGTCGTGTCACTCTCCAGAATCAGGAATCATCAACGAAATGTACGGGCATCTCCCGCTAGATTTATTTGACTAG
- a CDS encoding M3 family metallopeptidase, translated as MSATIITDNPLLIGKGLPPFEQIKPDHVVPAMTQLLGELETELATLEANVSPTWSGLVEPLDRITERLRWSWGIVGHLMGVKNSPELREAYETVQPKVVEFYNKLNQSKPLYEAFKALRQSDRWDSLDTAQQRIVEAAIRDAELSGVGLEGEQRSRFNEIQLELAELSTKFSNHVLDATKAFSLTLTEQDEVDGLPPSLKSLAAQAARAAGEENATPEAGPWRITLDFPSFGPFMQHSTRRDLREKLYKAFISRASSGDLDNSPLIERILQLRQEEAKLLGFNSYAELSLASKMAPSIEAVENLLEELRSASYDAALQEFEELKAFAAAKGADSELKHWDISYWAERQREEKFNFTAEELRPYFPLPQVLDGLFGLVERVFGVTVTAADGQAPVWHPDVRYFQIADETGAIAYFYLDPYSRPAEKRGGAWMDDCISRAKIAEAGTTSTRKPVAYLVCNQTPPVDGKPSLMTFSEVETLFHEFGHGLQHMLTKVDYAGAAGINNVEWDAVELPSQFMENWCYHRETLLGMAKHYETGETLPEHYYQKLVAARNYMSGSAMLRQLHFSLVDLELHHRYQPGGSKTANDVRNQIAKNTTILPPLPEDAFLCSFGHIFAGGYAAGYYSYKWAEVLSADAFAAFEESGLEPEKIASTGKRFRDTVLALGGSKHPMEVFQSFRGREPSTEPLLRHSGLTKAA; from the coding sequence ATGAGTGCAACCATAATTACTGACAATCCATTACTAATCGGTAAAGGTTTGCCGCCATTTGAGCAAATCAAGCCTGATCATGTTGTGCCAGCAATGACACAGCTACTAGGCGAGTTGGAAACCGAACTTGCGACATTAGAAGCGAATGTCAGTCCCACTTGGAGTGGTTTAGTTGAGCCACTAGACCGCATTACAGAGCGTTTGCGCTGGAGTTGGGGTATTGTTGGGCATTTAATGGGTGTCAAAAATAGTCCTGAACTGCGCGAAGCCTACGAAACGGTACAGCCGAAAGTTGTCGAGTTTTACAACAAGCTCAATCAAAGTAAACCACTGTATGAGGCGTTTAAAGCTTTACGGCAAAGCGATCGCTGGGATAGCTTAGACACGGCACAACAGCGAATTGTGGAAGCCGCGATTCGAGATGCTGAACTTTCTGGCGTGGGATTAGAAGGAGAACAGCGATCGCGCTTTAACGAAATTCAACTTGAACTTGCTGAACTTTCAACCAAGTTTTCTAATCACGTTTTAGACGCGACGAAGGCTTTTAGCTTGACACTTACAGAACAAGACGAAGTTGATGGCTTACCTCCGAGTCTCAAAAGTTTAGCGGCACAAGCCGCGCGGGCTGCTGGTGAAGAAAATGCCACCCCCGAAGCAGGTCCTTGGCGGATTACTTTGGACTTTCCTAGTTTTGGTCCTTTTATGCAGCACAGTACTCGCCGCGATTTACGCGAGAAACTGTACAAAGCTTTCATTAGTCGCGCATCATCAGGCGATTTAGATAATTCACCGCTGATTGAACGGATTTTGCAACTACGTCAGGAAGAAGCTAAATTACTCGGCTTTAATAGTTATGCAGAGTTAAGCTTAGCGAGTAAGATGGCTCCAAGTATTGAGGCAGTAGAAAACCTCTTAGAAGAATTACGGAGTGCAAGCTATGACGCGGCGCTGCAAGAATTTGAAGAATTAAAAGCGTTTGCTGCGGCTAAAGGTGCTGATAGTGAGTTGAAACACTGGGATATTAGCTATTGGGCAGAACGCCAACGCGAGGAAAAGTTTAACTTTACGGCGGAAGAATTACGTCCTTATTTCCCCTTACCACAAGTTTTAGACGGGCTATTTGGCTTAGTTGAGCGAGTTTTTGGCGTCACGGTGACTGCTGCGGATGGTCAAGCACCGGTATGGCATCCTGATGTGCGATATTTCCAGATTGCGGATGAAACGGGAGCGATCGCCTATTTTTATCTCGATCCCTACAGTCGTCCCGCAGAAAAGCGTGGTGGGGCTTGGATGGACGATTGCATCAGTCGTGCCAAGATCGCGGAAGCAGGAACAACTTCAACGCGCAAACCTGTAGCTTATCTTGTCTGCAACCAAACTCCTCCTGTCGATGGCAAACCAAGCTTAATGACTTTCAGCGAAGTGGAAACTTTATTCCACGAATTTGGTCATGGCTTGCAGCATATGTTAACGAAAGTCGATTATGCTGGGGCAGCAGGAATCAATAACGTTGAGTGGGATGCGGTCGAATTGCCGAGCCAGTTTATGGAAAACTGGTGCTATCACCGCGAGACTTTGCTAGGAATGGCGAAGCATTACGAAACTGGTGAAACTCTACCTGAACATTATTATCAAAAGCTAGTCGCTGCACGTAACTACATGAGTGGTAGCGCGATGTTACGGCAATTGCACTTTAGCTTAGTCGATCTAGAATTACATCATCGCTATCAACCAGGCGGTAGTAAAACTGCTAACGATGTGCGTAACCAAATCGCGAAAAATACAACAATATTGCCACCGCTACCAGAAGATGCGTTTTTGTGTTCGTTTGGTCATATCTTTGCTGGTGGATATGCCGCAGGCTATTACAGCTATAAGTGGGCAGAGGTTCTCAGCGCGGATGCTTTCGCAGCTTTTGAGGAATCGGGGTTAGAACCTGAGAAAATCGCTTCTACAGGTAAGCGCTTCCGCGATACAGTACTCGCGTTAGGTGGTAGCAAACACCCGATGGAAGTCTTTCAATCTTTCCGAGGACGCGAACCAAGTACCGAACCTTTACTAAGACACAGCGGCTTAACTAAAGCTGCTTAG
- a CDS encoding hybrid sensor histidine kinase/response regulator, with translation MAIDSDIRDQAYQFFIQEAPELLQAIETDLLTLREDRNTAKIHNMMRAAHSIKGGAASVGLDIIKTLAHSLEDIFKGLHNPELEIDAEVENLLLQAYDCLRLPLIEQLNSGQFDAEQAMANAEPVFAQIEAQIGEYLKGSTEIPSSVELGVDIAASIFEVDVAQGIERLAQVLAQSQDREIIEGEIRAQAEVFAGIAELLNLPGFGAIASTTLAALDAHPHAAIQIAQTALTDFQTARLAVLAGDRAQGGTPSDALTQLLKQSTTDTVEPVQPSLFEPSNDLPAAGLMLDDLFGGTTVEPAIASPTNEQKSTQQAAPELVAPAASLDDVFGSFGEAATNIFDTNSAATVEQSTAKPADITEIFANPAPDVSVPVATPAEPQKANAAKTTKLSASPKPELSTNPGTTTQLSVRVDLDRLERMNNLVGELAINRNSLSLQNEQLQATIQELLRRFTKFQTMARQLRDLSDLMVVAPEHNARGRTASHGVTLPAKERSENLVTASSATTLLPSLASFDSLEMDSYGEVYSLLQATLEDMVQLEETVGDVVLLAGQSSETIEGQRQMLAHLRDELMWARMLPLGEVLNRFPRMLRDLSRSYDKPVDLKLSGTGVLVDKAVLEKLYDPLLHLVRNAFDHGIEPSDIRLEQGKSTQGKIEIRAYHQGNQTIIEVRDDGRGLNLERIRAKALEMGLLSPEQVNTASSARLLDLIFEPGFSTAKQVSELSGRGVGLDVVRAQLRSLKGNVTVTSEPGKGSVFSLRIPLTLTIAKLLVCFVGTNAYALPSDSIAEILIPEANQVKNSSGYRFLHWQDRIIPIYRLAEVIRYSCPLPETVPNLNLEAVPTPEDWASPMLLLEQENNLIAVEVDRLVTEQELVIKPFGKAIAPPNYIYGCTILGNGSLIPVIDGAEILASFTGTKTEFSITMSSDSGSDLPVVAASDSPPMASVKKDTTTTVLVVDDSITLRQTLALTLQKVGYRVLQARDGREAIEQLQQSAVQLVVCDVEMPNMNGFEFLSHRRQDPQLVQIPVVMLTSRSSDKHRQLAKHLGANNYFTKPYIEQEFVTAIKEVIQQNIATIVSTV, from the coding sequence ATGGCAATCGATTCTGATATCCGCGACCAAGCTTATCAGTTTTTTATTCAAGAAGCGCCTGAACTACTACAGGCAATTGAAACAGATTTATTGACCTTAAGAGAAGACCGTAACACTGCAAAAATTCATAACATGATGCGTGCCGCACACTCAATTAAGGGTGGTGCTGCGAGTGTGGGGCTAGACATCATTAAAACTTTGGCGCATAGCCTCGAAGATATTTTTAAAGGGCTGCATAATCCCGAATTAGAAATTGATGCTGAAGTCGAAAACTTGTTACTTCAAGCTTACGACTGTCTGCGGCTACCACTTATTGAGCAACTCAATAGTGGGCAATTTGATGCAGAGCAAGCTATGGCAAATGCTGAACCAGTATTTGCGCAAATTGAAGCACAAATTGGAGAATATCTCAAAGGCTCGACAGAAATTCCAAGCTCAGTCGAATTAGGTGTTGATATTGCCGCCTCAATTTTTGAAGTAGACGTAGCACAAGGCATCGAGCGTTTAGCGCAAGTTTTAGCTCAATCACAAGATCGAGAAATTATTGAAGGAGAAATACGGGCGCAGGCAGAAGTTTTTGCAGGTATCGCCGAACTTCTTAATCTACCTGGATTTGGTGCGATTGCATCAACAACCCTCGCTGCACTCGATGCGCATCCTCACGCAGCCATCCAAATCGCCCAAACGGCATTAACTGATTTTCAAACAGCACGTTTAGCAGTTCTCGCAGGCGATCGCGCGCAAGGTGGAACTCCGTCAGATGCTTTAACCCAACTTCTTAAGCAATCTACGACGGATACTGTAGAACCAGTACAACCATCACTCTTTGAACCCAGCAATGATCTTCCTGCCGCAGGCTTGATGCTTGATGATTTGTTTGGTGGAACGACTGTAGAACCCGCAATTGCATCGCCCACAAATGAACAAAAATCTACACAACAAGCTGCACCCGAATTAGTGGCTCCAGCGGCAAGTTTGGATGATGTTTTTGGTAGCTTTGGAGAAGCAGCAACTAATATTTTTGATACCAATTCAGCCGCAACGGTAGAGCAATCAACTGCTAAACCAGCAGATATTACCGAGATATTTGCAAATCCAGCACCTGATGTATCAGTTCCGGTAGCAACACCAGCAGAACCGCAAAAAGCTAACGCTGCTAAGACAACGAAACTATCTGCATCGCCAAAACCCGAACTCAGCACAAATCCTGGAACGACAACTCAGCTTTCGGTACGAGTTGACTTAGACCGACTCGAACGCATGAACAACTTAGTCGGTGAGTTAGCGATTAATCGTAACAGTCTTTCGCTGCAAAACGAACAACTACAAGCAACGATTCAAGAACTCTTACGCCGCTTTACTAAGTTCCAAACAATGGCACGGCAGTTACGCGATCTGTCAGATTTAATGGTAGTTGCACCTGAGCATAATGCTAGGGGTCGCACTGCAAGTCATGGCGTTACGTTACCTGCAAAAGAACGCTCAGAGAACCTAGTTACCGCTTCTAGCGCTACTACACTACTTCCCTCGTTGGCATCTTTTGATTCATTAGAGATGGACAGTTACGGCGAGGTTTACTCGTTGTTGCAAGCTACGTTAGAAGACATGGTGCAACTCGAAGAAACTGTAGGTGACGTTGTGCTTCTCGCGGGACAATCGAGCGAAACAATTGAAGGACAGCGCCAAATGCTCGCACACTTGCGCGATGAGTTAATGTGGGCAAGAATGTTGCCTCTGGGTGAGGTACTCAACCGCTTTCCTCGGATGTTACGCGACTTGTCGCGATCGTATGATAAGCCTGTTGATTTAAAACTAAGTGGAACTGGAGTTTTAGTTGATAAGGCAGTATTAGAGAAGCTTTACGATCCTTTGTTGCACTTGGTACGTAACGCGTTTGATCATGGAATTGAACCTTCAGATATCCGTTTAGAGCAAGGTAAATCGACTCAAGGCAAAATTGAAATTCGTGCTTACCACCAGGGTAATCAAACGATTATTGAAGTTCGGGACGATGGTCGAGGCTTAAATTTAGAGCGGATTCGTGCTAAGGCTTTAGAAATGGGCTTGTTGTCTCCAGAACAAGTCAATACAGCATCATCTGCACGCTTGTTAGATTTGATTTTTGAGCCTGGGTTTTCTACCGCCAAGCAAGTTAGTGAGTTATCAGGTAGGGGGGTCGGACTTGATGTTGTCCGCGCACAACTGCGATCGCTTAAAGGTAACGTCACAGTAACTTCTGAACCTGGAAAGGGTAGCGTATTTAGTTTGCGGATTCCGCTGACACTGACAATTGCAAAGTTACTTGTTTGTTTTGTGGGTACGAATGCTTATGCTTTGCCTTCAGACAGTATCGCAGAGATTTTAATTCCTGAAGCTAACCAAGTCAAAAACTCAAGCGGGTATCGCTTTTTGCACTGGCAAGACCGTATTATTCCGATCTATCGTCTAGCTGAAGTGATTAGATATAGCTGTCCGCTACCTGAAACGGTGCCTAACCTTAACTTAGAAGCCGTTCCCACGCCAGAAGATTGGGCATCTCCAATGTTGTTGTTGGAGCAAGAAAATAATCTTATTGCTGTCGAAGTTGACCGTCTAGTGACTGAGCAAGAATTGGTTATTAAACCTTTTGGTAAGGCGATCGCACCGCCAAATTACATCTACGGCTGTACAATTTTAGGTAATGGCAGTCTCATTCCAGTAATTGATGGTGCAGAAATACTAGCATCTTTTACTGGAACTAAAACAGAGTTTTCTATAACTATGTCCTCTGATTCAGGGTCTGATTTACCTGTCGTTGCTGCTAGTGATAGTCCTCCAATGGCGTCTGTTAAAAAAGATACAACTACGACAGTTTTAGTTGTTGATGATTCAATTACCCTACGCCAGACATTGGCACTTACACTTCAGAAGGTGGGCTATCGCGTTTTGCAAGCACGCGATGGACGTGAAGCAATTGAACAATTGCAACAATCGGCGGTTCAACTTGTAGTATGTGATGTGGAAATGCCGAATATGAATGGTTTTGAGTTTCTTAGCCATCGTCGTCAAGATCCTCAACTTGTCCAAATTCCTGTCGTCATGTTAACGTCGCGCAGCAGTGATAAACATCGACAATTAGCAAAGCATTTAGGCGCAAATAATTACTTTACCAAACCTTATATTGAGCAAGAATTTGTGACAGCAATTAAAGAAGTTATTCAACAAAATATAGCAACAATAGTATCGACTGTTTAG
- a CDS encoding methyl-accepting chemotaxis protein: protein MTQISPKLTAHDQAQNAIHLPPAHNSNKSTSPPPKPHSRRISLRAKATALAIALSTLPVIAVGATAYYFANRSITQQIIRQQQSTTIDLEDRLELFVQSRFLDVQAMSNLDVFANPQTRSITTRQAKDTTLNNLVTAYNGIYDSIAVFDLNGDVVAQSKGKPINNHRQSVYFQEALKTGRAYLSEPKIADKSSSVVRTFTIAAPIKDSVTGNNIGVIRARMPLAANQLLDVDNRRQEQFYVVNSAGQIFLTSNEETIGKSFELQFPKLFNQVQAGNILDISSTIEAQSTANKLVSYATAEDLQELYNLNWGVIVSTPSDIVFLPQRQLLLTFLLGTSLTTLLVGLLAAYLTNRAVKPILKANEAVTQIKQGKLDTRVVVSGEDELAMLGNNINSMAARLQQLLNNQTAEAERTRIVKDITLLLGQFSQVQDIFNTTVKEIRAELQADRVVIYTFNDKWQGTVVAESVAEGFPQALGADIDDPCFAQKYVERYRQGRVQATANIHTAGLGDCYLQQLEQFAVKANLVAPIVQGGQLLGLLIAHQCSAPRNWQQGEIDLFSQLATQVGFALDRAKLLEKQIQEKEKLQKRALELLMEVDPLNKGDLTVRANVTEDEIGTIADSYNATISSLRQIVNNVKAAAEQVTATTNNSGSSVQVLSQEAVRQAEEISTALNQLQAMDDSIRAVTKSAKQAEVAVHKATETVAAGDAAMNRTVDGIEAIRATVTATAEKVRQLGESSQKISKVVNLIGRFAAQTNLLALKASIEAARAGEEGRGFAVLADEVRILASQSAQATGEIEKLVLDIQAETNAVVAAMEAGTEQVATGTMLVDETRQHLTQITAISEEIGNLVQAISEASLVQSHAAHAVTRTMNDVAAIANHTSDEATQVSTAFQQLLTVADQLQTSVGQFKVK from the coding sequence ATGACTCAGATTTCTCCCAAGCTTACCGCTCACGATCAAGCGCAAAACGCCATACATTTGCCTCCTGCACACAATAGCAACAAATCAACATCGCCACCACCAAAACCACATTCGCGTCGCATCAGTTTGCGGGCTAAAGCAACTGCCTTGGCGATCGCGCTGAGTACGCTACCTGTGATCGCGGTAGGTGCAACGGCTTATTACTTTGCTAATCGTTCAATTACCCAGCAAATTATTCGTCAGCAGCAGTCTACGACAATCGACCTTGAAGACAGATTAGAGCTATTCGTTCAGAGTAGATTTTTAGATGTTCAAGCTATGTCTAATCTCGATGTCTTCGCCAATCCACAGACACGTTCGATTACGACTCGCCAGGCAAAAGATACAACTCTCAATAACTTAGTTACAGCATACAACGGAATTTACGACAGCATTGCAGTCTTTGATCTCAATGGCGATGTTGTAGCGCAATCAAAAGGTAAACCAATTAACAATCATCGTCAGTCAGTGTATTTTCAGGAAGCACTGAAAACGGGTCGCGCTTATCTGAGTGAACCAAAAATTGCTGACAAATCATCTAGTGTAGTTCGTACTTTCACAATAGCCGCTCCAATTAAGGATAGTGTAACAGGAAACAATATTGGTGTCATTCGCGCCAGAATGCCACTTGCTGCTAATCAATTACTAGACGTTGATAACCGACGCCAAGAGCAATTTTATGTAGTGAACTCGGCTGGTCAAATTTTCTTAACATCAAACGAAGAAACTATAGGCAAATCTTTTGAGCTACAATTTCCCAAGCTATTTAATCAAGTACAAGCAGGTAATATTCTAGATATTTCATCAACTATTGAGGCTCAATCAACAGCTAATAAATTAGTTTCTTATGCGACTGCTGAAGACTTACAAGAATTATATAATTTGAACTGGGGAGTAATTGTTAGTACACCCAGCGACATTGTATTTTTACCTCAACGTCAATTATTATTAACTTTCTTACTAGGAACAAGTTTAACAACATTGCTCGTAGGTTTGCTTGCTGCTTATCTCACCAACCGTGCAGTGAAACCAATTTTAAAAGCTAATGAAGCTGTTACTCAAATTAAACAAGGCAAGCTCGATACTCGTGTTGTCGTCTCTGGAGAAGATGAACTGGCAATGCTAGGTAATAACATCAACAGCATGGCAGCAAGACTGCAACAATTACTCAACAACCAAACAGCAGAAGCCGAACGTACTCGTATTGTTAAAGATATCACTCTGCTCTTAGGGCAATTTTCACAAGTACAAGACATTTTTAATACTACTGTTAAAGAAATCCGTGCAGAACTCCAAGCCGATCGCGTAGTTATCTATACTTTCAACGACAAGTGGCAAGGAACTGTTGTTGCTGAATCGGTTGCTGAAGGTTTTCCGCAAGCTTTAGGTGCAGATATCGACGATCCCTGTTTTGCCCAAAAGTACGTTGAACGCTATCGTCAAGGTCGAGTACAAGCGACTGCAAATATTCATACAGCAGGGCTTGGCGATTGCTATCTCCAACAACTCGAACAGTTTGCGGTTAAAGCTAACCTAGTTGCTCCGATTGTTCAGGGCGGTCAACTTTTGGGTTTATTAATTGCGCACCAATGTTCTGCACCACGGAATTGGCAACAAGGTGAAATTGATTTATTCTCTCAATTAGCGACACAAGTCGGCTTTGCACTCGACCGCGCTAAGCTTTTGGAAAAGCAAATCCAAGAGAAAGAAAAACTGCAAAAACGCGCACTTGAATTGTTAATGGAAGTCGATCCGCTGAACAAAGGAGATTTGACGGTTCGTGCAAATGTTACTGAAGACGAAATCGGGACAATCGCCGACTCGTACAACGCGACGATTTCCAGCCTGCGACAAATTGTGAATAATGTGAAAGCTGCGGCGGAGCAGGTTACAGCAACAACTAACAATAGCGGAAGTTCAGTACAAGTTTTATCACAAGAAGCTGTAAGACAAGCCGAAGAAATTAGCACCGCACTAAACCAGTTACAAGCGATGGATGACTCAATTCGGGCAGTGACAAAAAGTGCGAAACAAGCCGAAGTGGCAGTACACAAAGCAACTGAGACTGTAGCTGCGGGTGATGCGGCGATGAACCGTACGGTGGATGGTATCGAGGCAATTCGCGCTACCGTGACAGCAACGGCGGAGAAAGTTAGGCAACTTGGAGAATCTTCTCAGAAAATTTCCAAAGTCGTCAACTTGATCGGCAGATTTGCCGCACAAACGAACTTATTAGCGCTCAAAGCTTCGATCGAAGCCGCACGCGCGGGAGAAGAAGGGCGTGGATTTGCAGTACTTGCGGATGAAGTACGCATCTTAGCAAGTCAATCTGCCCAAGCTACAGGAGAAATTGAAAAGCTTGTCTTGGATATTCAAGCAGAAACGAATGCTGTCGTCGCTGCGATGGAAGCGGGAACCGAACAAGTCGCCACCGGTACAATGCTGGTAGACGAAACGCGCCAACATCTCACCCAAATTACGGCGATTAGTGAAGAAATTGGCAACTTAGTGCAAGCGATTAGCGAAGCATCGCTTGTGCAATCGCACGCTGCGCACGCGGTAACACGAACAATGAACGATGTCGCCGCGATCGCTAATCATACTTCAGATGAGGCTACTCAAGTATCAACTGCCTTTCAGCAATTACTAACAGTGGCCGATCAACTGCAAACAAGCGTTGGGCAATTTAAAGTCAAGTAG
- a CDS encoding chemotaxis protein CheW — MKNAFINSRLYSLKHSHSQSTVKSQKIVVFSMGNIHLALPSDAVYKVTNQMPVYGTGFNGVGLAHLGDRQITIVELHRRFFTAKGKYLIIAESKAGELYGIPVASVPTLMDVPLSRIQVLPDSYRHADLLAIATHVCHIPQADTLLTVFLLDVDQLLPSS, encoded by the coding sequence ATGAAGAACGCATTCATCAATTCAAGACTTTATAGCTTAAAGCATTCGCACAGCCAAAGTACTGTTAAGTCACAAAAAATAGTTGTGTTTAGCATGGGTAATATTCACTTAGCACTACCCAGCGACGCTGTATATAAAGTAACCAACCAAATGCCAGTGTATGGCACAGGGTTTAATGGTGTGGGGCTAGCGCATCTTGGCGATCGCCAAATTACAATTGTTGAGCTACATCGGCGCTTCTTTACCGCTAAAGGCAAATACTTAATCATTGCTGAGAGCAAAGCAGGAGAACTTTATGGTATCCCTGTTGCATCGGTACCAACGTTGATGGATGTTCCGTTATCGAGAATTCAAGTTTTGCCAGACTCGTATCGTCATGCCGATTTACTGGCGATCGCAACTCATGTTTGTCACATTCCTCAAGCAGACACACTTTTGACAGTATTTTTACTTGATGTCGATCAATTACTGCCATCTTCCTAG